Sequence from the Tripterygium wilfordii isolate XIE 37 chromosome 10, ASM1340144v1, whole genome shotgun sequence genome:
ggtatctacgtgagcttgcatcaatttacttaattgaaaacttagttggtggccaatcatccaagcaatcaaacaagtatatagcacggtgattagaaatccaacatcaaaagagcaatcaaagataagaacaataaacaaactagagaatcatattaagacttcatcaagccctagcaaaaacgtttagttacacatagtcatgaatgaaaaccataagaaaggttggagaacaccctagaaaagtcggCTGAATATCTGAGTGTCTGAACCCCCGAAAGTTCCTCAGAATCCtatgaagtcctccttaaatagctctctcaaaccctagacttcctctacaacaattactaaaactccaaggaaatttacccttggtttccaaaacaataaacccaacaaaaaggaaagaggttgacttcttctttgattaggaaattGGACTGCTGGATGTCTCGGACGTTTTTCCCATGTTACGCCCTttagaaaaatctccaaaaatatctaaattgaagcttgatgtcttagctttccagggctatctcacacgtctctagaaaaattatgtggaatcttctagacccacttcttcacagatagcgcagttctgccgagatcatattttaggtcaacttgtcttcaaattctgggTTAATTGGCTTCActgaaaattcccaaaatattctccaacattcttcaaggtcttagctttattctcCAATTCACGGTTCTTCAAAATGCTCAAAATATACCCTTTTCCAtaaaaaaccatccaagtgctcgagaaaactgaaaatgaggaaaacaaagtaataagtcctttttaaagccaatcctctaacaaaaaccaagtttaaagagtactaaaatgagagaatatatgagcttatcagaTGGCAATTAAGATTTTCTCATTGACCATAAGTTCATCGGGTTGTGAGAGGAATTTGAGTACATTCAAAGGGGTAAGTGACTTTGActttctttaattaattgtttttggtattttttttcatCTAATTGGCAATCGCATTATCTTGTAGGTGCACACTAAAAGGAGGAATAGACTTGACTCAAAAAGGTTGAACAACTTGGTGTATGTTCAATTCAATGCAAAACTTCTCTACAAGAAGCAAAGAGTGAGTAATGATAAAGATGTCCTTCAAGCGGATGATTGTACTGAAGCTCAACATTGGTTGGTTGATGGTATTGATGACGAGAGTGATGTTGATCCCGTGGCCGGAGCAACATGGGAGGTATTTGATCAAGCGGTGGGAGCGGATGAAATGCTTCAACCTAGAAGGAGCACTAGGAATATAAGAGAAATTGATGAGGAAGAGTTTGTATCGGAGGAGTCGTCCAAAGAATATGATGGATATGACTTTGAGTCcgatgaagaaagagatgtgCCTTTAGTAGAGGAGCAAgatgatatttttgagaatgatgattgatgagtgatgcttctccttttgtttttgtaatttgtgTGTGTACTATTGGATTTAAATGGATTTttgattatgatttatgatgattttttgaGCTTGAATGATATGTTGATTGGATTGAATGGATTTTTGATTATGATTTAGTCTTATATTGATTGAATGGATTTTTGCTTTGATGCAGTTTTTTTTATCTTGGATTGCAGtttatttatgatgatttttgagTCCAATGAATGGATTTTTGCTTGGATTACATGGCTAGGCTATTTACCATCGGGTTGCTTTGACGCAGTTTATTATATCTAAATTTAATTATATACAAAACTGAAACAGTGAAAAGCACTTGGTTGAttcatttatattgtgttttaatgttttttttttatttatttttttacacatttatatatgatatgtattgcatatatatatatatattaaattagaaaAACTCAAAATGATTAATCCGATTAGTCCCCGATTAGTCCCCGATTAATCTGATTAATAGTGAGTCTCCGTGAACCGCTTAGCGTCTGACTAGAAATTTTTGCAACCTTGCAAGAAAGCACATTTCCAATTACATAGGGTGACATTTTTTTCCACccttatatttgtttttacttCTGTGTTCTTCTGAATCAATAACTATATAACTGTTAACCACCTTCTTCATCTTATCATCCGAATCTCTCCTTATAGTTAGACGAAGTACCTGCCTTTTTGCAATAGCAGAGTGCAAACATTGATCGacaagaatttttatttttattttataatcagATCTACTATTTAGATGAAGAGTAGTCGAGCTGAATCCTTgtcataatattatatatatcttccAAATATAGACAAAGAAATAATTCAATAATAGAAAATTATAATCATATGAAGCAATCTACGTAGACAAGAGAAGCAGACCCTAATCGGAATGAAAAGAAGATTAAATTAAATCCACCGAAAGCGATTGAAGATCTGAGAGCCATAGCATACATAAATTCAAACGCAACgctaaataatgaaaaaaatttcaaatttgaggCAATACATTATAGATGCATCGAAGTATAAATGGTTGACTTCTTTCAATGTATTTGCATCTAAAACTTCAATCCCTTTTCGACATATAAAACAACATATTCAatcagaaaatagaaaacaaacaatCAAAAATCACGGAATCATCGAAGATACGATCAGACGGTCGAGAATTTACCTCCGATTGGTCCCGCAGAGAAATGTTGCGAGCGCCAACAACCCTCGGTGATTCAATTATGCAGAGACGAAGAGGAACTAAAATAGACAGACGAGAGTACGCGAGCATAGGGGTGTCAAAAATTAGATTCCCGGTCGTTTCAAGTAGGATAAGAttatgtttacgaaatatttacatattcggacttaatccggattggattttagacctacttaattgatcaaattcagATTGGTTTCGTTGTGAgcataggggtggcaaaaattgGATTCTGGGTTGGTTTCAGATCGGATAACATCATgagtttatgaaatatttacatgtctggaccctaatccggattagattTCGAATGTACGTAATTGACCAAAtttagattgatttaaatccggacaaccTAATCCGAGTTAGGGTTCAGACAAATAAATTAGCAAGATCTCTGTGTTTGGACACTAACCCCGTCTTAAATCGAAGAAAAAAGTTGTATTTGGACCCAAAattcgaacatataacttatgttcaaacttgatttaattcgagTCGTACAAATTCGGTCATCCGATTGGACATAGTTTTGCAATCCCTACGTGAGCGAGAATCTATAGTGGCTGTAAAGCGCGTGGGTCGAGCTTCAGGTCAATGGGTCAAGCTTCGGGCCGAGCTTAActattactatttttttgatatatacacacatatacatatacatatacatgcagtCTGCATTagacatatacacacacatatacacatatatatacacacacagtagatacatacatatatatatacacatatatatgcatgcaaaACATTCTGTTAACCAGTGTTTTAAAATACCGATTGAATCGGCCGGTTAAACCGGAAGTCGGAGGAGTCACCGGTACGATTTAATAAAATGTTAGTAACATACCAGTTTAATCGGCCGGTTTTTAGTAAATACCGATTGTCcggtttgaaaaattcaaaattgagaactttttgataaaaaaataaaataaatatgaaaataaagaagtaaaaaaaaaattaaaagagtaaaagttgaacctaattgagatttaaatggtTGTGTTGGACATGGATTTTCATAATTTATATAGTTATGTTGTACTTTCTTATAAGAATGTTTAttaatagaaaattaaatttggtaatattatgtttaacTAGTAATTGGACTCGTGCGATGCACGaacgacaaaaaaaattataatttcattaaaatgatTGATCATAAAAGAACCAGCACAAAATGAGTTTTAGAAAGGTGTATGCATAATTATGTTTGTCGTAGAATATTGATTTAAGAAGTTATTATTAAATACGTATTGGATTATGGCTATATAGTTTTCTTAAACACCTAACATAAAATTTTggggaaaagaaacaaaacataaacATTCATGCagtatatctgctactaaaattgtccaacattctGCTAACATATCTACTACTTTTTGGCTTTTTCATATGCAATACATTTGGATAAATATGAAGCATAAAACATGAACTTGGGCTTATAGAATATGTATTTTCTAGCATTTTGTCAAGAACCCCAAGTCCAATGTCAAGTTAAAATATGATATGCCCCTGTTCAAAAACTTAAAAGAAGAGCAAAAATAAGAACTAATTGACAttgataaaacaaaacaaaaaaaaaaaaagaggaaaaatgggAAATCAAATTAGCATACCCAGGCTTCATCAATCCCTAACATACAAATGCAAGAATTAAAAGTGCATGATCCACCTAGGATGGGAGTGACACCAATTCCTAACTCTAATTTTGACTTCATTTCTCTtccaaaactatgttaaatcatgaaataAAAGGTGTGATTGAGTGTCgtggtgttcataatgttataatatagtagattttgaaaaaaaactaaaatctaaattctaaatcataTGTACTCAACCATAAACcttaaacacaaaaaattaagtcctaaaagataaattttaaacCTAAACTTTAAACCCCAAACACTAATTCTTAACTCATAAAttctaatatgttattttcaaaaaaaaatgatttaacatgattttttgaTGGTAATTGGAGTTAAAAGTGGAGCCCCTCCCATCTTATCCACCTATCCACATTCCAAAGTCAAAAAGTTGAGTAATATTTGTAAAATTCAAATATAAGTTGATCACGAATTAGGAAAAAGGCTAAGTCGTAGGAACTACTCAACGGAATTTGTAACAATTAGGACAATACATTAATTTTAAatccatcaaaataaaaaaagttatgaTCGCATTTGTTTTGAATATATGATCATAAACTAAACGAATATTCAAAATATAATGAAGAATATTCAAAATATAATGAAGATAATTGAGTAACTAATAGATATAagatatatattcaacatttgtAGAGATACTGTTGACATTAACTTTAAATTTTTAGTAAAAATTTATTGAAGTGGAAGTATTATCAAAAGTAAAATAAGTTATTTTCTCATCTGGAACTAACGAAAACATAAAATCATTCATCAATTGCACAATTTCAAGTGTAGGGGCAagaatcattattttttgaagtaAAGAAGAATATGTGCTATCAATAATTGCTGCAAAGGGATATTCTGAAACCTTGATAAAGAGATCATCCGGAATTTCTATAATCCCCTCACTATCATTGTAATCTCGAATTTCATCACATCAATTTTTAATATTCATTATAAGAGCTCTTTTATATTGTTTAACTTAAATATTATTAACATTTGTCTAaagattcatattttttttgtccattttaAGATATTACAAAATTTCcacaaatatgaaaaatttatcGTTGCAAATACAATGTATTGTCTTGGATATCTGGGGCTCTACTGTAGTTTTTATTACAGCAAGCCCCGTTGTAGCTCCTTTGgagcttttttttattttatttttaaaaattataaatgtgtagtattcggtttaacgaatctaacgatatattttttattcgaaataaaaatcaaattcatcttgatcgAGACatagaatattttgagtttatattcgacGACCTAAAATTGTTATTCATTTTTCATGTcggatatgatttttgtttggaacaAAAAATTACATCATTGGACTCGTTGAACCTTAtattacacatttataatttttttttaaaaaaataaaatgtttctAATCCTAAAAATACTATTATAGCATGACCTGctataataaaattacagcaggtcccagcCACCCCTTGTCTTGTCCCTTTAGAATAACAGACAATTAAAATCTATTTTTTGAATGGTCATATGTTGATGCTCAGAGATATTCTTTTCGTCAAGAATTACCAATTTTTAAATTCAGATTTAGTCTTGTGTGCGGTAGCAATCTTTAGAGAACTTGTCATGTATCTCTAGAAATTCTTTTGACTACAACAGTAAATAAAGACAGTTGAGATTTTCATGCATAAAATCTATTAAAAAAATCTCCGAAcagcaaaataaaaatgactATTCAATTCCTTATACACCCAAAACAAAAGCTAAATCCTCCCAGCAATGTTTTATTTGTTACATTTGATCCTCAAGACTTTGAGAGTCAAGTGAAACAATCAATCCCAAAAAAGAAACTGTATAATAAGATAAGAAAGGACTACCAGACAATCGCACTGTCTCATCCTCCCACAATCCACACCACAAAGAATTAATATTTCTATCGGTGTTTCTGAAGTTTTTCTTCAgtttaagaatacaaaatctCAAGCTCCCACCGAGCCCTCAAAGCTACCCATCATTGTTAACCTCCAACAACTTGGTGACATGCCTCACTTATGGCTTCATGGCCTAGCCAAGAAGTATGGTTCAATCATATACTTACAACTTAGTCAGATCCCAACAATGATTTTTTCAGCTAGATAGGCCGAGGAAGTGATGAAAACTCATGATCATGCACTTTCAAGTCGTTCCCCAATTATTTTCAGCAAAACACCTTTTCTATGGTTGCCAATATATTGCGTTTGCTCCCTTTGGGGATTATTGCAGGAAGATTAGAAAGATTTCCATGGTTAGAACTACTCAATGCCAAGAAGGTCCAATCATACAGTTTTGTTAGAGAAGAAAAAGTTATACAACTTGAAATGTTGATAATCTACGTCTATATATGTTTGAAGTGTTGGTTATCACAatctttttgaatatatttaaaaatataaatgttttGAAATGTTAGTTATCCCAATCTTTTTgaatatctttaaaatattttaaaaaaataataaaagtttgGGAGATATCCTATTGGTATTATCCACTATATCTTTAGTTTAAGAATACTTCAATTGGTTTAAgtggaaaaaataattaatactataaaaaacttttaaatttaggaggtaaaaatttaaaatgtctTCCACTTTTATAAATTGTATGATATCGTAtgattatttaaattattatatatttatatacaaagtgattaaatttaattaatggtTGTTACCATAAAAATAGTCATTCTAATAAagtgataattttttttgaaacctgaagtcaattttttttaagagaacCTCAAGTTAATATTATTGCTTTATATACTAAACTCTGCATAGTATACCATCATACTATATTggaatgtttttattttagaaGATCTCTAATTCCATTACTTAAAGCATTAATGAGATAATGATGATGTTTTTGATATCTTACCTTTTTAATATCAAGACAGTTCGTGAATTTACAAAAGAATCCACATAAATTAATAGGACACATACATGAGTAAATCAAAGAAATCAATGACTAATTACCCAAAACATTAACAGGACACCATAAATATGACACAAACCAACATAGTTACAAATTTATAATTGAAGCTGGAGTTTAGGGCCTGATTATTTTATCGTAATGAAGTTCTTTCTCTGACTTTATATCATCGTACCAATACAAAGTGCTTTCGATTCCCCTGCAACACGTTTAATAATCACAAAATAGACTCAGAGTTTGCCATGGTGCATTAAAAATAACTTAAGCTACAAAGCAGGAGCAACAAAACAGACTTTGAATTTGTTATATAAAAAGCAACAAACTTAACCTTATTCAGGAGACTATTACCTTGTTAGGTCTCAAAAGCAAACAATCCAACATGGATAGACGCATATATacccaagaagaagaaatccATTATGGGTAACAATGCATGCCATTTGCACAACAAACTGCACAAAGGCATCCTCCAAACAAAATGTTTAAATTAATTAGTTTCAATCAACATGCATAAGTGATCACCAAAACCCACATtaagaaaatttagaaaataaaagagagaaactcAAACCAAAATTACTCACCCACCAAAGTAAGATGTCTCGATCTAGATCCATGACTTCACCACATGTTCTcttcctccctctctctcacccATGATACGTAGACCTCAcaatttaaagaaaatattatcacattcaaaattcaagagataATATTATCATGATgtatttgaatatttaaaaatttaaattggaAATATCATTTAATGATAATCGACGTAAACTCCTTTATCCTTACATTTTAATGTTAATGAAataatgtttaaaattttaaaaacaatatcATCATAATTGGGAAGAAGATTTGATGTTTTAATTATAACAGAGAAAACTCCTTTATCCTTACATAAAAGAGTCATCATTGATATTGAATTAAGTAACTAAATTACATAgtgataaaagaaaattacataaaagattatcacaattttttgaatatattttaaaaaatctgaaaaaatcaTGTAGTTGGTTAAAAAGATATTGTTTTAGTTAACATTCTCTATATATCCTATTATCAACTATatctttgatttaaaaatattttaatattgatattgattgaggaaggaaaaaaattaatattgtaaAAATCTTTgaagtttgggagggaaaagaagatgaaggtgtcttctacttttatatatatatatagatttgagattgagagtgttATTATTGAAGGTGTCTTCTAATTTTTCtagtattttaataaaaattacagattttctataatttaatattaattatcaaaaaatttaattaatcaaatcaaatggaCCGGCCCGTCAAACCGGTTGAACCGATTAAACCGGTTATCAGTGGTCTACCGGCACGATTCGAAATCCggtttttaaaacattggtGTTAACACACagtagacatatatatatatctatatatatatatatataatgtatggtGCAATTGGTCGAGTCTCGGTCTCGGGCTCGAGTCAGCCCAACGTTGGCCCAAGGTGTCAGGCCCAGTCCCAAAAATGGAGTCCAGGCCTGCCCAAGGCTAGGGTTGGGCTGCCCAGGCCCGATGTAATTTCGGGCCTAGGCAGGGCTTTGGACCAcgggccaaatgatgacccctatGTGGGAGGCTTTACCATGGACAAAAGTAATTGCTTATTTGTTCTTTCTCGTCCTGTCTTGTCCCCATTAAGTGAATATGATTGATCATTTGATCTTTTGTGATTGAGATTATGACGACACATTTCTTCTTAACAAAATATAATGAAGAGGTAAGTATGGATTTAGTCCTTGTCCTTCACTAGTATTAAGTTTCGTTTTGTTAGGGTTTTGTTCATCATTGATTGAAATTTAAATGTACATATTTTGTAGAACTAAAATGAAAATGGTGAAGACTATAGAGGAAGAGCAGAGCTATTCGGCTCCCTCCTTCAGAGATTCAGGTGAGTATTTTTGTAGCATTTGAATTTTGGTTTGGTTGTTGTTCTGTCGTGTTATTGATTTTGGAGTACTTTTGATTTTAGTGGTTGTAGGACTATACTAGTTCTGATAGTGGGCATGGTAGTGAAGACatagaagaagaggaagaagagttCCTGCCAAAAGACAATTCATCTGAAAATGATGAAGTGCTTGCTGCACGAGAAAAAGTTAAAAGGGGCTAATTCAAGCGAATTAAAGGGGCTTAAATGACCCTTTATCAAAGTAACAAGTGATTCTTTGAGCCATTTATGCACTTAAACACACAAATGGTGATTCACATACAGAGCAtgtctgaaaatttattttaaaaaatgtagTCAAGTGTCACCATTTTATAGGTTACATCCACATGTATGTCacattagaaataaaaaaataaaaaatacacttAAGTGTCACATCAGCATTTTGTAACGGCCATTAGACAGAAGGGTTTATCATGTTTCATTATGATAAGTGCAAAGACTTGTTtgattccaaaaaataaaattcagggACTTAATCGACTCAAAAAGCAAAATACAGAGGCTAAATCCAAACTTACTCCTATAATGAAATCTACTCATTTTCCATTTTGTACCTTCTTGATAAGATGTCCATTGATAAGTATCATTACGCTTCAGGAAAAATGTCAAAATAATTAGTTCGTGTTTTGGGTAATGAAAATGTAAATGACTACtgttgtgctaattatatacatataattacgtACCATTTACATGGTATTTTATGGTTCTAAAAGTGAATTGAGGATTGATATTGTCTAAGAATTGTATatttcccatctttgattacatttgtgtttatttaattgctcttttgttctttgttttagtttagttaaaaacaaaaccaatcactcatcattttcacccaatttacatagttgttgcttgtttgacattaattttaatTGTCAATACATCCTCATTCTCGTgagaacgataatttactcatcaacTGCGTaaacatataataaaaaaaaatcttcttatCATAGTGACTCTGTATCATTATCAACCAAATCAAGAATTAAGGTAGAGAGATCAAGTAATCCTTAACAAGAGCACAAGCCGGACCAGTACCCAAATTCGACATAATAATCCATGGAAAATAACAGTTTTCAGGAAGATTAAAGGACTTTCAAATAAATATAACTTGAACAAGATATGTTGTCATAATCTCAATCAAGGAAGATGAGAAGCTAATGACAACAAAAATACCAATTTGCATGGAACTCTCCTCATGCTTAGGCTTATTGGATTAAGTGCTACTGGTGCTACCATTATTAGACAGTCTCGAGTAGTCTCTATGACATTCTTAGGTCAATTTATGAATGGTTTTCATGTCAACGGCTTCCTTGAGAGTTCCTTTCTCAACATGATCCCACCATTTGAACAAGAAGTTTTCCACGACTAGTCGGAACCACGGTGAGAGTTTTAGACCTTCCTCACCAGCATCTGCTTTCCTCATCAGCTCTTTCAACTGATCGCGAGTTACGTATTTAATATCAGCCACTTCATCAGGGTTGGAATTAACATTAACATCTCTGACGATGAAGAGTAGGTAATCCACTGCATACAAAGTGAAGAATAAACATGCtcaatataaaaattttaagaGGAAAATATAGAATGTTAAGGACACTAAGGGTTTACAGATGAAACCAAAGTCAAGTGATGAGTTAAGACAAATAGTCAATACCTGCAAACATAATGTTTACACTTACAAATTACAATGCCAAGTCGGATTGCAAGACCATGTTTGGTTCACTTTGCTTAGCAATAGTAGGATTTCCTAAGAACTAAAATACACGATCTCATTTCCAGGTAAAAATAGGCTACTTAATAAGAAAAGAGACTTATCAATTTAAACTACTATGGGCGATCCCATTACCCTGCAACCCATATGTGTGGGAGAAAAACCCTAAACGCCCCTTCAAACCCTACCGAaaccttttgttgttgttgttcgtgTTGCTTCAAAAGAGTATTATATCGGGCCATAATAAATGGTATATGATGATAATCTAGACAATGAAATTTTAATAATATGAATATCTGACGAAAAAAGCAATATATGAAAACACTCATCTTCCAAGAGTTTTTTACCAATATAGCACTATGGGTCTAATTATATACCAATATAGCACTGCTTTCAAATTATTTATCAATATAGCACTATACGCCAGTTTGAATGGCGTGATTAGTATTGTGTTTTTTCATTGACGTCGTTGACACTGGCGTGACTGAATGTTACTCAATCACGCCATTGAAGATGACGGTATTACAAATCTTGGTTAATCACGCCGTTGTCAACGGCGtgattaaccaaaaaaaaaaagctttcaTTTCCTCAATTGGTCATGGACAAATCTTGTTCAAATTGCTTCCTGTGGTAGATGTCATGATTCCAAGACTAAACGGCTGCACCCAAGCAAAGCCTCTAGTTGGACTGATGCTAACAATTTTACTGCAGAAATGAAAGAAATCTTACAGAAGCAAATTGACGATGGATTGTCCGCCCCTCTTTTCTCTATTGGTTGACGATACTCTTGAGCGGGTCTCTTCCTTCTCCGATTTGCGACCTTCGCCATCCTTGTTTCTCATCCACGGATCTGGTGGGTTCGTGGGTTTCGATTAAACCCAAACTTGGTATGGTTGATCTAATCTGGCTATTTTAGGCGTTTGAGTTTCTGGGTGTTAGATTGGTTGACGGTTCCGGTGGTGACGAAAGGGATGTTGATGATTATGGGTGGAGTTTATCAGCGTCAAAATGAGAGTTTATCGACGTCAAAATGGGTAGCAGATTTGTGTTTTTGGGTGTCAAAATGAGACTGGTGATGACGATTTGGGGGCTCAGGTGGTTCGCATGCAATTGTGGTGTGGAATTTGGAGTTCTGATATTACATTTAAGAAGTGTGCTGCTCTCGATTCAGAAACGGAAGTTCTCTCAAGGCTAAGCCTTGAAGAATCAGGTGTGGTTTTTTTGTTAATCACGTCGTTGTAGACGGCGTGATTGAACAAAATTAGTAATGACGCCACTGGCAGTGGCGTCAATGACATTTTTGCCTAATAACGTCATTTTGAATGGCGTGATTGAGCAAGATTCAATCACGCCAACGTAAACGGCGTGAATGAAACTAGTCACGCCATTCAAACTGGCGTATAGCGCTATATTGGTAAATAATTTGAAACCAGTGCTATATTGGTATAAAATTATACCCATAGTGCTATATTGGTAAAAAACTCCATCTTCCAATCCTATAAATAAGATTGATGGCATCACCTTATTCCTAATTATATTACTTGTGAAAGAAACATGGCCTGTATGTAAATACGTAACTAGTATACCAAGACTGCAGCAGCGTCAATATCATCTACCCAGCTTAAAGAAAGGAACATAAACCACCGATAAAATAAAATGCAATAACAAACAAGTTAGGAGTTTTACATTCATGCTCCCCCCACTTTCCATCAGAATGTGCCTTGTACAGCATTCGACCTAGCGGGGTGAACTGGTCAAGCGGCACATCTTCAGCAGGGATACCAAGCTCATCCAGAAGCTTCCTTTGTGCAGCATTTCTCACCCCTGGGTAAATGATTAAAAGAAATGAACATATATCCTCTTACAACCAATTCCtagctttggaattgataaACCATATACATGAATATGTACCTAGAGCATCCTCATCAATGAGCTCGGATTCACGGTATAAAGGATGGCTACAGCAAGTGTTCGTCCACACAAGAGGGAATGTAACCTTTGTTGCAGATCGTTGCTg
This genomic interval carries:
- the LOC120007948 gene encoding isopentenyl-diphosphate Delta-isomerase I-like, translating into MSVLSGLLYTTLRPFKANYYSSLRFASPALAGCPLHLNSSSPPSARSVFAFRAATTSSAMGDAADVGMDAVQRRLMFEDECILLDESDRVVGHDTKYNCHLWENILAGNALHRAFSVFLFNSKYELLLQQRSATKVTFPLVWTNTCCSHPLYRESELIDEDALGVRNAAQRKLLDELGIPAEDVPLDQFTPLGRMLYKAHSDGKWGEHELDYLLFIVRDVNVNSNPDEVADIKYVTRDQLKELMRKADAGEEGLKLSPWFRLVVENFLFKWWDHVEKGTLKEAVDMKTIHKLT